A window of Streptomyces marispadix contains these coding sequences:
- the ssd gene encoding septum site-determining protein Ssd — protein sequence MAETILIVTEDEELLDDLLRLCAAAGAEAEVVHGAPPDRMSWAGWGGAKSWEKAPLVLVGDDCAGAQWLGGAAGGEPSGMLRRPGVLLVGKDLDDPGVWERGARIGAEGVVMLPDAESWLTGRIADASECVGRPALTVGVLGGRGGAGASTLACALAVTAAREGQRTMLVDGDALGGGLDVLLGGERTEGLRWPAFAESRGRVAGGALEESLPRLHDLSVLSWDRGDSVLIPADAMKSVLSAARRRGGVVVVDLPRRVDETVAEALAQTDLGLLLVPAELRAVAAAHRVASRTQMVLRDLRAVVRTPGGPGGSRGYGPGLDEGEVARLLRLPLAGELPWEPGLSEAAERGVPPGARTSGVLARFCHDFWARALSGGVSGGSVSA from the coding sequence GTGGCCGAAACCATTCTGATTGTCACCGAGGACGAAGAACTCCTTGACGATCTCCTGAGGTTGTGTGCGGCGGCCGGTGCTGAGGCGGAAGTGGTGCATGGTGCGCCTCCCGACCGGATGTCGTGGGCGGGGTGGGGCGGTGCGAAGTCCTGGGAAAAGGCACCGCTGGTCCTCGTGGGAGACGACTGCGCGGGCGCCCAGTGGCTGGGCGGCGCTGCCGGAGGGGAGCCCTCCGGGATGCTGCGCAGGCCGGGAGTCCTCCTTGTCGGCAAGGACCTCGACGATCCGGGGGTCTGGGAGCGCGGAGCCCGTATCGGGGCGGAGGGCGTCGTGATGCTGCCCGACGCCGAGAGCTGGCTGACGGGACGGATCGCCGACGCGTCGGAGTGCGTGGGCCGACCGGCCCTGACCGTCGGGGTCCTCGGCGGGCGCGGCGGAGCGGGAGCGTCGACTCTGGCCTGCGCCCTGGCCGTTACGGCGGCGAGGGAGGGGCAGCGCACGATGCTCGTCGACGGGGACGCCCTCGGCGGCGGTCTCGACGTGCTGCTCGGCGGAGAACGTACGGAGGGGCTGCGATGGCCGGCGTTCGCGGAGTCTCGGGGCCGGGTCGCAGGCGGCGCACTGGAGGAATCGCTGCCGAGGCTGCACGACTTGAGCGTGCTGAGCTGGGACCGGGGCGACTCCGTGCTGATCCCGGCGGACGCGATGAAGTCGGTGCTCTCCGCCGCGCGTCGGCGCGGCGGTGTGGTCGTGGTGGATCTGCCGCGACGAGTGGACGAGACGGTGGCGGAGGCGCTGGCGCAGACGGATCTCGGACTGCTGCTGGTGCCCGCCGAGTTGCGTGCGGTCGCAGCGGCGCACCGTGTCGCCTCTCGTACTCAGATGGTGCTGCGCGATCTGAGGGCCGTGGTGCGTACTCCGGGCGGTCCCGGCGGTTCGCGGGGGTACGGACCGGGGCTGGACGAGGGCGAGGTGGCGCGGCTGCTTCGACTGCCGCTCGCCGGTGAACTTCCTTGGGAGCCGGGGCTGTCGGAGGCGGCGGAGCGCGGCGTGCCGCCGGGCGCCCGTACGAGTGGAGTGCTCGCCCGCTTCTGCCATGACTTCTGGGCGCGGGCGCTGAGCGGCGGAGTGAGCGGCGGGAGTGTCTCCGCATGA
- a CDS encoding type II secretion system F family protein, translating to MYAAMVCAGAAAWLMSGSDDRGRRARLLLAGEVRPVAPQPRLPLRVEELAAFLRRRLGGPAAHAWWCALGGAVLGLLCESWLPLAAGVAAVPLVRRALREREREKAKERRAAAVVELCGAVSGELRAGRQPDRALLSAGGIALRELGDSGAAVLAAARFGGDVPGALREAARSPGAEGLRGVGACWQVAVEGGAGLAAGLDKIADALRAERDQHEELRALLAGPRSTAVVLALLPVFGLLLGTAMGAAPMEVLLHSPPGLACLVVGGLLEWAGIAWVARLVRSAERPVAVGGEERR from the coding sequence ATGTACGCGGCGATGGTGTGCGCGGGAGCGGCGGCCTGGCTGATGAGCGGGAGCGACGACCGTGGCAGACGCGCACGACTGCTGCTCGCTGGGGAGGTACGGCCCGTTGCGCCGCAGCCTCGACTACCGCTGCGCGTAGAGGAGTTGGCCGCCTTCTTACGCCGTCGGCTGGGCGGGCCCGCCGCCCATGCGTGGTGGTGCGCGCTGGGCGGCGCGGTGCTGGGGCTGCTGTGCGAGTCCTGGCTTCCGCTGGCGGCGGGTGTCGCTGCCGTACCGCTCGTACGGAGGGCGCTGCGGGAACGGGAGCGTGAGAAGGCGAAGGAGCGCAGGGCCGCGGCCGTGGTGGAACTCTGCGGTGCCGTCTCCGGCGAACTGCGCGCCGGGCGCCAGCCGGACCGCGCTCTGCTCTCCGCGGGAGGCATCGCGCTGCGAGAGCTGGGGGACAGCGGCGCTGCCGTGCTTGCGGCGGCTCGTTTCGGCGGTGATGTGCCGGGGGCGCTGCGGGAGGCGGCGCGAAGTCCCGGTGCGGAAGGGCTGCGCGGCGTGGGGGCCTGCTGGCAGGTGGCCGTCGAGGGCGGGGCGGGCCTGGCCGCCGGTCTCGACAAGATCGCCGATGCCCTGCGCGCGGAACGGGACCAACACGAGGAACTGCGGGCGCTGTTGGCGGGCCCTCGGTCCACGGCCGTGGTGCTGGCGCTGCTTCCCGTCTTCGGGTTGCTGCTCGGTACGGCGATGGGTGCGGCGCCCATGGAGGTGCTGCTGCACAGCCCGCCGGGGCTGGCGTGCCTCGTCGTGGGCGGGCTTCTGGAGTGGGCGGGCATCGCCTGGGTGGCCCGGCTCGTACGGAGCGCGGAACGGCCCGTAGCAGTGGGCGGGGAGGAGCGGAGATGA
- a CDS encoding type II secretion system F family protein, with protein sequence MNGGGSFGLAEALMWAALLAGAGWAMASGWDGWRGHRVRQRTRRLLGGFGDGAGADPGRASPSEPSCNVGKFAESGLGRCVGSDRRVARIQEKWRRASRGIGSGRLREAGAALGVAAFVVVVVGGVAGWILACVGAYGVRWWMRRRRSQEEAAGSQQPGNARAAAEQLPLAAELMAACLAAGSTPAPAADAVGRSLGGPLGALLIRTATELRLGAEPAVAWAHFALLPGSDGFVRSMERAGTAGAPAVDQMARLTAELRIRRVREASARARRAAVLVTGPLGLCFLPAFLAVGVAPVVMGLAGSLL encoded by the coding sequence ATGAACGGGGGCGGTTCCTTCGGTCTGGCGGAGGCACTGATGTGGGCGGCGCTGCTCGCCGGTGCTGGGTGGGCCATGGCTTCCGGATGGGACGGGTGGCGTGGCCACAGGGTGCGGCAGCGGACGCGGAGGCTCCTTGGGGGGTTCGGCGACGGCGCGGGGGCCGATCCCGGACGGGCGTCGCCCTCGGAACCCTCATGCAACGTAGGCAAGTTCGCGGAGTCCGGGCTGGGCAGATGTGTCGGTTCTGACCGTCGCGTAGCCCGAATCCAGGAGAAGTGGCGGCGAGCATCCAGGGGGATAGGGTCCGGGCGGCTGCGTGAGGCCGGTGCGGCCCTCGGCGTTGCCGCGTTCGTGGTGGTCGTGGTCGGCGGCGTCGCCGGATGGATTCTGGCCTGCGTGGGTGCGTACGGCGTCCGCTGGTGGATGCGCCGACGCCGGTCCCAGGAGGAAGCGGCTGGATCGCAACAGCCGGGGAACGCCCGTGCGGCGGCCGAACAGTTGCCGCTGGCCGCCGAGTTGATGGCCGCTTGCCTTGCGGCGGGCTCCACTCCCGCGCCGGCGGCCGACGCCGTAGGGCGGTCACTGGGCGGCCCGCTAGGGGCACTTCTGATCCGTACCGCTACCGAATTGCGGCTTGGGGCCGAACCGGCCGTCGCCTGGGCGCACTTCGCCTTGTTGCCGGGCAGCGACGGCTTCGTACGCAGCATGGAACGGGCTGGTACGGCCGGGGCGCCGGCCGTCGATCAGATGGCACGGCTGACGGCAGAACTGCGCATACGGCGTGTACGCGAGGCCTCCGCGCGAGCGCGGCGGGCGGCGGTCTTGGTGACCGGCCCGCTGGGGCTGTGCTTCCTGCCTGCGTTCCTCGCCGTGGGGGTCGCCCCGGTGGTGATGGGACTGGCCGGATCACTGCTTTGA
- a CDS encoding DUF4244 domain-containing protein — protein MNGKLGSEAGMSTAEYAVGTIAACGFAAVLYKVVTSGAVSGEMQQLIERALHAKF, from the coding sequence ATGAACGGCAAGTTGGGCTCGGAAGCCGGGATGAGCACGGCGGAGTACGCGGTGGGCACCATCGCGGCGTGCGGCTTCGCCGCGGTGCTGTACAAGGTCGTCACGAGCGGCGCCGTCAGCGGTGAGATGCAGCAGCTCATCGAGAGGGCGCTCCATGCCAAGTTCTGA
- a CDS encoding TadE family type IV pilus minor pilin translates to MPSSDDGYVTAETAVVIPALVLLFGMLLWGVMAAAAHIQCVDAARAGARAAARGEPEQGVRSAVRSAAPDGATVETAREDRLVRVGVRARTAGPGPLSLGLDAEAVAMAEERVGAVGRAGG, encoded by the coding sequence ATGCCAAGTTCTGACGACGGCTATGTGACGGCGGAGACCGCGGTCGTGATTCCCGCCCTCGTGCTGCTCTTCGGAATGCTGCTGTGGGGAGTGATGGCTGCCGCCGCACATATCCAGTGCGTCGACGCCGCGCGGGCGGGCGCCCGTGCGGCGGCTCGCGGGGAGCCGGAGCAAGGGGTGCGTTCCGCCGTACGTTCGGCGGCGCCGGATGGCGCGACCGTGGAGACGGCGCGGGAAGACCGGCTGGTTCGGGTGGGTGTACGGGCACGCACCGCCGGACCGGGCCCGCTGTCCCTCGGTCTTGATGCCGAGGCCGTGGCCATGGCGGAGGAGCGAGTTGGGGCGGTCGGCCGTGCGGGGGGATGA
- a CDS encoding DEAD/DEAH box helicase: MPSRKVPDSDPRAVLARLTAGAGRAARITHTEHLPPRIGRHADWPEQIRPEVIDVVREFGIERLWEHQARAARHALLGESVIIATGTASGKSLAYLLPVLSTLLDGTESGAAGTAKGAETGRTGERSTDGTDRTDSADSAERPDRTAGTGGVPGGTARGGGRGSTALYLAPTKALAADQRRAVSELAAPLGTSVRPAVFDGDTPVEEREWVRVFANYVLTNPDMLHRGILPAHARWASFLRSLRYVVVDECHTYRGVFGSHVAQVIRRLRRVCARYGSSPVFLLASATAAEPGEAATRLTGVPVKEVTEDTSPRGELVFALWEPPLTELEGERGAPVRRTATAESAELLTDLAVQGVRTVAFVRSRRGAELISLIAQDRLAAVDRSLSERVAAYRGGYLPEERRALERSLHTGDLLGLAATNALELGVDVSGLDAVLITGYPGTRASVWQQAGRAGRTGEGALAVLVARDDPLDTYLVHHPDSLFRAPVESTVLDPDNPYVLAPHLCAAASEAPLTEADSALFGPGFADLLGQLEERRLLRRRGSSWYWTLKERACDLADIRGSGGTPVQVVEDGTGRLLGTVDAGAAHTTVHEGAVHLHQGRTYVVRQLDLEDSAALVEEAAPPWTTMARDTTSVSVLETDQEVPWGDARLCYGTVEVTNQVVSYLRRRLITGEVMGETKLDLPPRTLRTRAVWWTLTEDQLEAAGIAHSVLPGALHAAEHAAIGLLPLFATCDRWDIGGVSIALHPDTLLPTVFVYDGQPGGAGFAERAFRTARGWLTATRDAIAACECESGCPSCIQSPKCGNGNEPLHKRGAVRLLTELLASAV, from the coding sequence GTGCCCTCCCGCAAGGTCCCGGACAGCGATCCCCGCGCGGTGCTCGCCCGACTCACCGCCGGGGCCGGCAGGGCTGCGCGTATCACTCATACGGAGCACTTGCCCCCGCGGATCGGTCGCCATGCCGACTGGCCCGAGCAGATCCGACCCGAAGTGATCGATGTCGTAAGGGAATTCGGCATCGAACGACTCTGGGAGCACCAGGCGCGCGCAGCCCGTCACGCGCTCCTGGGCGAGTCAGTGATCATTGCCACAGGCACCGCCTCCGGCAAGTCCCTCGCCTATCTTCTCCCTGTCCTCAGCACGCTTCTCGACGGTACGGAGAGCGGGGCCGCGGGCACCGCCAAGGGTGCCGAGACCGGCAGGACCGGTGAGAGGAGTACGGACGGGACGGACCGCACGGACAGTGCGGACAGTGCGGAGCGCCCGGACCGCACGGCCGGCACCGGCGGTGTGCCAGGCGGAACGGCACGCGGAGGCGGACGCGGGAGCACCGCCCTCTATCTGGCGCCGACCAAGGCGCTCGCCGCCGACCAGCGCAGAGCGGTCTCCGAACTGGCCGCGCCGCTGGGCACCTCCGTGCGCCCCGCCGTCTTCGACGGTGACACCCCCGTCGAAGAGCGCGAGTGGGTACGGGTCTTCGCCAACTACGTACTCACCAACCCGGACATGCTGCACCGCGGGATACTCCCCGCCCACGCCCGCTGGGCCTCCTTTCTGCGCTCGCTGCGCTATGTCGTCGTCGACGAATGCCACACGTATCGCGGGGTGTTCGGCTCCCATGTCGCACAGGTCATACGCAGGCTGCGCCGCGTATGCGCCCGCTACGGCTCCTCCCCCGTCTTCCTCCTCGCCTCCGCGACGGCCGCCGAACCCGGCGAGGCCGCCACGCGACTGACCGGCGTGCCCGTGAAGGAGGTGACCGAAGACACCTCTCCCCGGGGCGAGTTGGTCTTCGCGCTGTGGGAGCCGCCGCTGACCGAGCTGGAGGGCGAACGCGGTGCCCCCGTCAGACGCACCGCCACCGCCGAGTCCGCGGAGCTCCTCACCGACCTCGCCGTCCAGGGCGTACGGACCGTCGCGTTCGTACGCTCACGGCGAGGCGCCGAACTCATCTCGCTCATCGCACAGGACCGCCTCGCCGCCGTGGACCGTTCCCTGAGCGAACGGGTCGCCGCTTATCGCGGCGGCTATCTCCCGGAGGAACGTCGCGCGCTCGAACGCAGCCTCCACACCGGTGACCTCCTCGGCCTCGCCGCCACCAACGCCCTCGAACTGGGCGTCGACGTATCCGGCCTGGACGCCGTGCTCATCACCGGATATCCGGGCACGCGTGCCTCCGTATGGCAGCAGGCCGGACGCGCCGGACGTACGGGAGAGGGAGCCCTCGCGGTGCTGGTCGCCCGCGACGATCCGCTCGACACCTATCTCGTACACCACCCCGATTCGCTGTTCCGCGCGCCTGTCGAATCGACCGTCCTCGACCCCGACAACCCCTATGTACTGGCTCCCCATCTGTGTGCCGCCGCCTCGGAGGCCCCGCTCACGGAGGCCGACTCCGCGCTCTTCGGTCCCGGCTTCGCCGATCTGCTGGGCCAGTTGGAAGAGCGCAGGCTTCTGCGACGGCGTGGGTCCTCCTGGTATTGGACGCTGAAGGAGCGGGCCTGTGACCTCGCCGACATCCGCGGTTCCGGAGGCACCCCGGTCCAAGTCGTGGAGGACGGTACGGGGCGGCTCCTCGGCACCGTCGACGCCGGGGCGGCACACACCACCGTCCACGAAGGTGCAGTGCATCTGCATCAGGGCCGCACCTATGTGGTGCGGCAGCTCGACCTGGAGGACTCCGCCGCCCTGGTGGAGGAGGCCGCACCGCCCTGGACCACGATGGCCAGGGACACCACCAGCGTCTCCGTGCTCGAAACGGACCAGGAAGTCCCCTGGGGCGACGCGAGGTTGTGCTATGGCACCGTCGAGGTGACCAATCAGGTCGTCTCCTATCTGCGCCGCCGCCTCATCACGGGTGAGGTCATGGGCGAGACGAAACTCGACCTCCCTCCGCGCACCCTCCGCACGCGGGCCGTGTGGTGGACGCTCACCGAGGACCAGTTGGAGGCCGCCGGGATCGCGCACTCGGTGCTTCCCGGTGCTCTGCACGCCGCCGAGCACGCCGCCATCGGTCTGCTGCCGCTGTTCGCCACCTGCGACCGCTGGGACATCGGCGGAGTCTCGATCGCCCTGCATCCCGACACTCTGCTCCCCACCGTCTTCGTATACGACGGGCAGCCGGGCGGCGCCGGCTTCGCCGAGCGGGCATTCCGTACGGCACGCGGCTGGCTCACCGCGACCCGTGACGCGATCGCCGCCTGCGAGTGCGAGTCCGGATGCCCCTCGTGCATCCAGTCGCCCAAGTGCGGCAACGGGAACGAACCGCTGCACAAGCGCGGCGCCGTCCGTCTGCTCACCGAGTTGCTGGCCTCCGCTGTCTGA
- the bldG gene encoding anti-sigma factor antagonist BldG, with amino-acid sequence MDLSLSTRTVGDRTIVEVGGEIDVYTAPKLREQLVELVNDGSYHLVVDMEGVDFLDSTGLGVLVGGLKRVRAHEGSLRLVCNQERILKIFRITGLTKVFPIHGSVDEAVAATD; translated from the coding sequence GTGGACCTGTCCCTGTCGACCCGGACCGTAGGCGATCGGACGATCGTCGAGGTCGGTGGCGAGATTGATGTATACACCGCGCCCAAGCTGCGCGAGCAGCTGGTCGAGCTTGTGAACGACGGGAGCTACCACCTCGTCGTGGACATGGAAGGCGTCGACTTCCTGGACTCCACCGGGCTGGGTGTGCTCGTCGGCGGGCTCAAGCGGGTGCGTGCCCATGAGGGCTCGCTGCGCCTGGTGTGCAACCAGGAGCGCATTCTCAAGATCTTCCGTATCACCGGTCTGACGAAGGTCTTCCCGATCCACGGTTCTGTGGACGAGGCCGTGGCGGCGACCGACTGA
- a CDS encoding ATP-binding protein, whose product MAIVELRFSALPEHVRTARLVAAAVARRAGVDEAVLDEVRLAVGEACSRAVGLHVLHGLESPVRVALIEEEKKFSIEVGDSTSTAAASSRGVSASDAASPAPAGSSDDDEAESDMGLAVISGLVDDVEVTADDDGGLIRMSWPVAPEPVLP is encoded by the coding sequence ATGGCCATCGTGGAACTCCGATTCAGCGCGCTGCCGGAGCATGTGCGTACGGCGAGGCTGGTGGCCGCCGCGGTCGCGCGGCGAGCAGGGGTGGACGAGGCCGTGCTCGACGAGGTCCGGCTCGCGGTCGGCGAGGCGTGTTCGCGTGCGGTCGGGCTCCATGTGCTCCACGGTCTTGAGAGCCCAGTGCGTGTGGCGCTGATCGAGGAAGAGAAGAAGTTCTCCATCGAGGTCGGTGACTCGACCTCCACAGCCGCTGCTTCCTCCCGTGGCGTCTCGGCATCCGACGCCGCTTCCCCGGCGCCCGCCGGCTCGTCCGACGACGACGAGGCGGAGAGCGACATGGGCCTGGCGGTCATCAGCGGTCTCGTCGACGACGTCGAGGTGACCGCCGACGACGACGGCGGTCTGATCCGCATGAGCTGGCCGGTCGCTCCGGAGCCGGTGCTGCCCTGA
- a CDS encoding sodium-translocating pyrophosphatase has product MAGHLSPTQNHLHLADAMLTTGNRGLVIVIALVALAALGVAVVLVRQVLAASEGTDSMKKIAAAVQEGANAYLARQLRTLGIFAVVVFFLLFLLPADDMSQRVGRSLFFLVGAAFSAATGYIGMWLAVRSNVRVAAAAREATPAEGEPAADLTQVSHKAMKIAFRTGGVVGMFTVGLGLLGAACVVLVYAADAPKVLEGFGLGAALIAMFMRVGGGIFTKAADVGADLVGKVEQGIPEDDPRNAATIADNVGDNVGDCAGMAADLFESYAVTLVAALILGTAVFGNDGLAFPLMVPAIGVITAVIGVFVVAPRTNDRSGMTAINRGFFISALISLVLVAIVAFTYLPSSYADLKGVGGDAQEILGHSGDPRVLAIVSVAIGIVLAAVIQQLTGYFTETNRKPVMDIGRTSLTGPATVILSGISIGLESAVYTALLIGLSVYGAFLLGGGTVMLALFAVALAGTGLLTTVGVIVAMDTFGPVSDNAQGIAEMSGDVEGDGAQVLTDLDAVGNTTKAITKGIAIATAVLAAAALFGSYRTELVSALSEAGEGSGKMLQLLDIAQPSTLVGLMLGAAVVFLFSGLAINAVSRSAGAVVYEVRRQFREKPGIMDYTEKPEYGRVVDICTKDALRELTTPGLLAVLSPILVGFTFGAGALAAFLAGAIGAGTLMAVFLANSGGAWDNAKKLVEDGNHGGKGSEAHEATIIGDTVGDPFKDTAGPAINPLLKVMNLVALLIGPAVIQFSYGDDASVGVRAMVALLAAAVIVGAVYVSKRRGIAMSDTDGDGDTGSGSESGGGDAGKDAERTAKPGDPVAAS; this is encoded by the coding sequence ATGGCGGGGCACCTCAGCCCAACTCAGAACCACCTGCACCTCGCTGATGCCATGCTGACCACTGGCAATCGCGGTCTCGTCATCGTGATCGCGCTGGTCGCCCTGGCAGCTCTCGGCGTCGCCGTCGTGCTGGTCCGTCAAGTACTCGCCGCGAGCGAGGGCACCGACAGCATGAAGAAGATCGCTGCTGCCGTGCAGGAAGGCGCGAACGCCTATCTTGCCCGTCAGTTGCGCACGCTCGGCATTTTCGCCGTCGTGGTCTTCTTCTTGTTGTTCCTGTTGCCTGCCGATGACATGAGCCAGCGTGTAGGACGATCGTTGTTCTTCCTGGTGGGCGCGGCATTCTCCGCGGCCACCGGCTATATCGGCATGTGGCTCGCGGTGCGAAGCAACGTACGGGTGGCAGCAGCCGCCCGTGAGGCCACGCCCGCAGAGGGCGAGCCCGCCGCGGACCTGACTCAGGTCTCGCACAAGGCCATGAAGATCGCCTTCCGTACGGGCGGCGTCGTCGGCATGTTCACCGTCGGCCTCGGCCTGCTGGGCGCGGCCTGCGTCGTGCTCGTCTACGCCGCGGACGCCCCCAAGGTGCTGGAGGGCTTCGGCCTCGGCGCCGCGCTGATCGCGATGTTCATGCGTGTCGGCGGCGGCATCTTCACCAAGGCCGCCGACGTCGGCGCCGACCTCGTAGGCAAGGTCGAGCAGGGCATCCCCGAGGACGACCCGCGTAACGCCGCGACCATCGCGGACAACGTCGGCGACAACGTCGGCGACTGCGCGGGCATGGCCGCGGACCTCTTCGAGTCGTACGCCGTGACCCTGGTCGCCGCGCTCATCCTGGGCACCGCGGTCTTCGGCAACGACGGCCTGGCGTTCCCGCTGATGGTCCCGGCCATCGGCGTGATCACCGCCGTGATCGGCGTCTTCGTGGTGGCTCCGCGCACCAACGACCGCAGCGGCATGACGGCGATCAACCGCGGTTTCTTCATCTCCGCGCTGATCTCCCTCGTACTGGTCGCCATCGTGGCGTTCACGTATCTCCCGTCCAGCTACGCCGACTTGAAGGGCGTCGGCGGCGATGCGCAGGAGATCCTCGGCCACAGCGGCGACCCGCGGGTGCTGGCCATCGTCTCCGTAGCCATCGGCATCGTGCTCGCCGCGGTGATCCAGCAGCTCACGGGGTACTTCACCGAGACCAACCGCAAGCCCGTGATGGACATCGGCCGTACGTCGCTGACCGGCCCGGCCACCGTCATCCTCTCGGGCATCTCCATCGGTCTGGAGTCGGCCGTCTACACGGCGCTGCTGATCGGCCTGAGCGTCTACGGCGCCTTCCTCCTCGGAGGCGGCACCGTGATGCTGGCGCTCTTCGCCGTTGCCCTCGCGGGCACCGGTCTGCTGACCACGGTCGGCGTCATCGTCGCCATGGACACCTTCGGTCCGGTCTCCGACAACGCTCAGGGCATCGCCGAGATGTCCGGCGACGTCGAGGGCGACGGCGCCCAGGTCCTCACCGACCTCGACGCCGTGGGCAACACCACCAAGGCCATCACCAAGGGCATCGCCATCGCCACGGCCGTGCTGGCCGCGGCGGCGCTCTTCGGCTCGTACCGTACGGAACTCGTCAGCGCGCTCAGCGAGGCCGGGGAGGGCAGCGGCAAGATGCTGCAACTCCTCGACATCGCGCAGCCCAGCACGCTGGTCGGGCTGATGCTCGGTGCCGCGGTCGTCTTCCTCTTCTCGGGGCTGGCGATCAACGCGGTGTCGCGTTCCGCGGGTGCGGTGGTCTACGAGGTCCGCCGTCAGTTCCGGGAGAAGCCCGGGATCATGGACTACACCGAGAAGCCGGAGTACGGCCGTGTCGTCGACATCTGCACCAAGGACGCCCTGCGTGAGCTGACGACGCCGGGTCTGCTGGCCGTGCTGTCGCCGATCCTGGTGGGCTTCACCTTCGGTGCCGGTGCGCTGGCGGCGTTCCTGGCCGGCGCGATCGGCGCGGGCACGCTGATGGCGGTCTTCCTGGCCAACTCCGGTGGTGCCTGGGACAACGCCAAGAAGCTCGTCGAGGACGGCAACCACGGCGGCAAGGGCAGCGAGGCCCACGAGGCGACCATCATCGGCGACACGGTCGGCGACCCGTTCAAGGACACCGCGGGCCCGGCGATCAACCCGCTGCTGAAGGTCATGAACCTGGTGGCGCTGCTCATCGGTCCCGCCGTGATCCAGTTCTCCTACGGCGACGACGCGAGCGTGGGCGTGCGCGCGATGGTGGCGCTGCTGGCCGCGGCGGTCATCGTCGGCGCGGTCTACGTGTCGAAGCGTCGCGGCATCGCGATGAGCGACACCGACGGCGACGGCGACACCGGCTCGGGCTCCGAGAGCGGTGGCGGCGACGCAGGGAAGGACGCGGAGCGCACGGCGAAGCCGGGCGACCCCGTGGCGGCTTCCTGA
- a CDS encoding small secreted protein, which produces MKKKLAAALSGGAAIALTLTGCSDNSGAQADEWAKKVCDQVQPQVKKIQEANASINDASKEKNSSEDVKKTDAAAFEKISGAYKSLGTAVDNAGPPPVDDGEKLHADAVKELRGISTKYGQLRKTVDGLNTKDQAKFAEGLQGIATQLDALGKSGDKALSKLQSGDIGKAMANQKGCKRSGGSPGA; this is translated from the coding sequence GTGAAGAAAAAACTTGCGGCTGCACTCTCCGGGGGTGCGGCGATCGCACTCACGCTGACCGGTTGCAGCGACAACAGCGGCGCTCAGGCGGACGAGTGGGCCAAGAAGGTCTGCGACCAGGTGCAGCCTCAGGTCAAGAAGATCCAGGAGGCCAACGCGTCCATCAACGACGCGTCGAAGGAGAAGAACTCCTCCGAGGACGTCAAGAAGACGGACGCCGCCGCGTTCGAGAAGATCTCCGGCGCCTACAAGTCCCTGGGCACCGCGGTCGACAACGCGGGCCCGCCGCCCGTCGACGACGGCGAGAAGCTGCACGCGGACGCAGTGAAGGAACTGCGCGGCATCTCGACCAAGTACGGCCAGCTCCGTAAGACCGTCGACGGCCTGAACACCAAGGACCAGGCGAAGTTCGCCGAGGGGCTGCAAGGCATCGCCACCCAGCTCGACGCTCTGGGCAAGAGCGGCGACAAGGCGCTGAGCAAGCTTCAGTCCGGCGACATCGGCAAGGCGATGGCCAACCAGAAGGGGTGCAAGCGGTCCGGGGGTTCGCCGGGGGCGTAG